A part of Oncorhynchus masou masou isolate Uvic2021 chromosome 30, UVic_Omas_1.1, whole genome shotgun sequence genomic DNA contains:
- the LOC135523125 gene encoding POU domain, class 3, transcription factor 1-like: protein MATTAQYIPRNNSLPSNPLMHPDSDRMHQGTTYREVQKMMHHEYLQGLAATNTGHPMSLTHHQWLPTSNTDWTSGTHIGQQEHNKASVQASREDLSSGFHHRSHLVHQQTQSSHHGSWAPTTAHHLSPLSPASNGHQSLVYSQPGYTNLNAMLSPQPASLHHSMRDPLHDDTGSHDNQMESPQQAFSHHQDHSDEDAPSSDDLEQFAKQFKQRRIKLGFTQADVGLALGTLYGNVFSQTTICRFEALQLSFKNMCKLKPLLNKWLEETDSNTGSPTNLDKIAAQGRKRKKRTSIEVGVKGALENHFLKCPKPSAHEITSLAGSLQLEKEVVRVWFCNRRQKEKRMTPIGVPHPNMEDVYSQAETPPLHHTLQSPVQ, encoded by the coding sequence ATGGCTACAACAGCTCAGTATATTCCGCGGAATAACTCCTTGCCGTCCAACCCTCTCATGCATCCGGATTCGGACAGGATGCACCAGGGGACGACCTACAGAGAGGTGCAGAAAATGATGCACCACGAGTACTTGCAGGGGCTAGCGGCGACCAACACGGGACATCCGATGAGCCTGACGCACCACCAGTGGCTGCCCACCTCCAACACCGACTGGACCAGTGGTACCCATATCGGGCAACAGGAGCACAACAAAGCCAGCGTTCAGGCGAGTCGAGAGGACCTGAGCAGTGGCTTCCACCATAGATCTCACCTGGTGCACCAGCAGACGCAGAGTAGCCACCATGGGTCGTGGGCGCCGACCACGGCGCACCACTTGTCCCCGCTGTCGCCTGCCTCCAACGGGCACCAGTCGCTAGTTTACTCACAGCCGGGATACACGAACCTCAACGCCATGCTAAGTCCCCAGCCCGCCTCTCTGCACCACAGCATGCGGGACCCGCTCCACGACGATACAGGTAGCCATGACAACCAGATGGAGTCCCCCCAGCAGGCGTTCAGCCACCACCAGGACCACTCAGACGAGGATGCGCCCAGTTCCGACGACCTAGAGCAGTTCGCCAAGCAGTTCAAACAGCGAAGGATCAAACTGGGCTTTACACAGGCGGACGTGGGCTTGGCCTTGGGCACCCTGTACGGAAACGTCTTTTCTCAGACCACTATCTGCAGGTTCGAGGCACTGCAGCTCAGCTTCAAGAACATGTGCAAACTTAAGCCACTGCTAAACAAGTGGCTGGAGGAGACAGACTCAAACACTGGCAGCCCCACCAATTTGGACAAGATTGCTGCGCAGGGCAGGAAACGAAAGAAGAGGACCTCGATTGAAGTCGGGGTGAAAGGGGCGCTGGAAAATCATTTCTTAAAATGTCCCAAGCCCTCCGCCCATGAAATCACCAGTTTAGCCGGCTCTCTTCAATTGGAAAAAGAGGTTGTCCGTGTTTGGTTTTGCAACAGAAGACAAAAAGAGAAAAGAATGACGCCGATAGGGGTCCCTCATCCGAATATGGAGGACGTATATTCTCAAGCGGAGACCCCCCCTCTTCACCACACATTACAGAGTCCTGTGCAGTGA